A region of the Amycolatopsis sp. cg13 genome:
GAAATTTGATCGAACTTCGCGGTTGCGGGTGTCGCACGCGTTCCATTCGCCGCTCATGGAACCGATGCTGGACGAGTTCGCCGCGGTGACGCGCACGCTGACGTACTCTGCGCCATCGGTGCCTGTTGTGTCCACAGTGGAGCTTTCGGCGGATGTCGCCACGCCGGACTACTGGGTGCGCCAGGTCCGTTCAGCAGTACGCTTCGCGGACGGCGTGCGTGCGCTGGCCGAGGCCGGGGTGAACACGTTCGTCGAGGTCGGCCCGAGCGCGGTGCTGACCGCGATGGGGCAGAACTGCGCCAACGCCACCTTCGTCGCCGTCCTGCGCAAGGACCGAGCCGAAGCAGAGTCGGCCGCCGCCGCGGTCGCGACTCTGTTCACGCTCGGCGGGACCGTCGACTGGGACGCGTTCTACTCCGGCGCGCACGTGGTCGAACTCCCTACCTACGCCTTCCAGCGCAAGCGCTACTGGCTGGACAACCCGACCGGCGCGCGGGCTCGCGGCGTGGCCGAGGTCGGGCAGCGCGAGGCCGCGCATCCGCTGCTCGGCGCGGTGGTCGGCACCGCGGACTCCGGCGGCGTCGTCCTCACCGGACGGCTCTCGTTGGCCGCGCAGCCGTGGCTGGCCGACCACGTCGTCCAGGGCAACGCGCTGTTCCCCGGCACGGCGTTCGTCGAGCTGGCCGTGCGCGCGGGCGACGAGGTCGGCTGCGGCCGGGTCGACGAGCTCACCCTCGCCGCACCGTTGATCCTGCCCGAGCAGGGCGCGGTGCGGCTGCAGGTGACCGTCGGTGCCGAGGAGGACGACGGCACCCGCGCGCTCGGGATCTTCTCCCAGGCCGAGGACGCCGACGAGTGGGTCCAGCACGGCAGCGGCCGACTCTCTCCCGCCAGTGAGCCGTCCGCGGTCGCCGCGGCATGGCCGCCGGCCGGGGCCACGGAGATCGACGTGACCTCCCGGTACGACGAGCTGGCCGCGCAAGGCTTCGATTACGGCCCGGTTTTCGCGGGCCTGCGTCGAGCCTGGCAGGCGGGCGACGTGCTGGCCGCCGAGGTCGCGCTGCCTGAGCACGCCGACGGCAGCGCGTTCGGCCTGCACCCCGCGTTGCTGGATGCTGCCCTGCACACGATCGGCCTCGCCGGGCCGACCGAGGACAAGCCGGTCCTGCCGTTCGCGTGGTCCGGCGTCTCGCTCTACGCCGGCGGCGCGGCGAGCCTGCGCGTGCTGATCTCGTCGGACGTCGAGAACACCGTCTCGCTCACCGCGACGGACGCGTCCGGCGCACCCGTGCTGCGCGTGGACTCGCTAGCACTGCGCCCCATCGCGGACGACGCGTTCGCCTCGGCTGAGCGTTCGGCGGTGGACGATTCGCTGTTCCGCGTCGACTGGATCCCGTGGCAGGGCGACGACGTCACCGCGGTCACCACCGCGATCCTGGGCACCGACCCCTTCAGCCTCGGCGGAGAGTCCTATGTGGACCTCAACGCATTGCTGGAGGCCATCCACAACGGTGCCTTGGTTCCAGACGTCGTCTACGTGCCTTTCGCCGCCCCGGAAACCGGCACTCCGGAAGCCGCTCGCGCAGCCGTCCACGACCTCCTTTCGCTCGCCCAATCCTGGGTCGCCGAGGACGTACTGGCAGCGTCGCGCTTGGTCGTCGTCGCCTCCGGCGCGATCGCCACTCGCCCGGACGAGGGTGCGCCGGATCTCACCCACGCCGCGCTGTGGGGCGTGATCCGCACCGCGCAACTCGAGTACCCAGACCGATTCATGGTGGTAGACCTCGACAACGGCCCGCTCCCGATCGGCTCGGTGCTCGGCGCGATGTATGCCGACGAACCCGGCGTCGCAGTCCGCGACGGCGCGGTTTTGGTGCACCGCCTGGCAAAGTACGTCCCGGACGGCACCGTCAGCTTCGACCCGGACGGCACCGTCCTCGTCACCGGCGGCACCGGCGTGCTCGGCCAGTTGATCGCCCGGCACCTGGTCACCGAACACGGCGTCCGCAACCTGCTCATCACGAGTCGCCGCGGCCCCGCCGCTCCCGGAGCTGACGAGTTCGTCGCCTCCCTGACCGAGTTGGGCGCGTCAGTCTCGCTGGTGGCCTGCGACCTCGCCTCCCGAGACGCCGTCGCAGCCCTCATCGCCGACGTTCCATCCGACCACCCGCTGACCGCGGTAATCCACACCGCCGGTGTCGTCGACGACGGCGTGCTGCTGTCGCTGACCCCGGAACGGATGGACGCCGTACTCCGCCCCAAGGTCGACGCCGCGTGGCACCTGCACGAACTGACCGCATCCCTGGACCTGGCCGCCTTCGTGCTGTACTCCTCGGCAGGCGGCACGCTCGGTGCGGCAGGCCAAGCCAACTACTCCGCGGCGAACGTCTTCCTGGACGCCCTCGCGCACCACCGTGCGGCACAAGGCTTGCCAGCCGTGTCGCTCGCCTGGGGCCTGTGGTCGGAAGGCGGCATGTCCAACGATCTGGCCGACACCGACCTGATCCGCATGGCCAGGTCCGGCGTCTTCGGCCTGTCCTTCGCCGACGGCCTGGAACTGTTCGACGCGACAGTCGCCGCCGGCCAGCCGTCGCTGGTACCGGTGCGGCTGGACATGTCCGGCCTCCGCGCCGACGCCCACAGCGTCCCCGCGATGCTGCGCGGCCTGATCCGAGGCCGCCGCCGAGTCGAGGCCGTTGACGATTCCTGGAACCAGGTACTGCGCTTGTCCGGTGCCGAACGAGTACGGGCCGCCGTCGACCTCGTCTGCGGCACCGCCGCCGTGGTCCTTGGCCACGAACGACGGGATGCGGTAGACCCGCGAAAGGGTTTCATCGAACTGGGCTTCGATTCCCTGACCGCGATCGAACTGCGCAACCGCCTGGACGTCCTCACCGGAATGCGCCTGCCCGCGACGCTGATCTTCGATTATCCGTCCGTGCAGGTCCTGGGAGAACACCTCGTCGCGGACGGTGCCCCGTCGGCAGTCGAGGTCCAGCTGGACGCGCTGGAAGATGTCGTGCGCAGCCTGGAACCGGACGAGGTCTC
Encoded here:
- a CDS encoding type I polyketide synthase, whose product is MTDKSAPSTEQIVAALRQSMTDNERLRADNQRLAARQSEPIAIIGMGCRYPGGVTTPAQLWDLVAGGVDAIGEFPADRGWDTAALHDPTGARPGTTYSNEGGFLYDAADFEPEFFGISPREAVTLDPQQRLLLETAWEAVERAGIVPSTLRGSATGVFTGVMYHDYGAGSSDGSLISGRVSYTLGLEGPSVSVDTACSSSLVAMHLAAQALRRGECSLALAGGVTVMVTPDMFVYFSEQHGLSSDGRCKAFGSGADGVGCSEGAGMLLLERLSDARRNGHHVLAVLRGSAVNSDGASSGITVPNGPAQQRVIRAALADASLELSDVDAVEAHGTGTKLGDPIEAQALISTYGKVATPSRPLYVGSFKSNVGHTQAAAGVGGVIKMVEALRRGVLPPTLHADEPSPHVDWADGTVALLNESTPWPSADRPRRAAVSSFGISGTNAHVIVEQGDPAPVPSSSAGPVTWLLSASTPEALRAQAAQLAGSALSGSPADVGLSLATTRTLSEHRAGVVAADREAAARALADYAAGRASSSVVEGVASASGVAFLFTGQGAQRAGMGLDLAAAYPVFAAALDEVSAFLDLDVPLRSLLSDADRLDQTGYTQPALFAVEVALYRLLESWGIQPAYLLGHSVGEIAAAHVAGVLSLADAGKLVVARARLMQALPAGGAMVAVQATEDEVLPLLTDGVGIAAVNGPRSVVVSGVEEEVLAVAGKFDRTSRLRVSHAFHSPLMEPMLDEFAAVTRTLTYSAPSVPVVSTVELSADVATPDYWVRQVRSAVRFADGVRALAEAGVNTFVEVGPSAVLTAMGQNCANATFVAVLRKDRAEAESAAAAVATLFTLGGTVDWDAFYSGAHVVELPTYAFQRKRYWLDNPTGARARGVAEVGQREAAHPLLGAVVGTADSGGVVLTGRLSLAAQPWLADHVVQGNALFPGTAFVELAVRAGDEVGCGRVDELTLAAPLILPEQGAVRLQVTVGAEEDDGTRALGIFSQAEDADEWVQHGSGRLSPASEPSAVAAAWPPAGATEIDVTSRYDELAAQGFDYGPVFAGLRRAWQAGDVLAAEVALPEHADGSAFGLHPALLDAALHTIGLAGPTEDKPVLPFAWSGVSLYAGGAASLRVLISSDVENTVSLTATDASGAPVLRVDSLALRPIADDAFASAERSAVDDSLFRVDWIPWQGDDVTAVTTAILGTDPFSLGGESYVDLNALLEAIHNGALVPDVVYVPFAAPETGTPEAARAAVHDLLSLAQSWVAEDVLAASRLVVVASGAIATRPDEGAPDLTHAALWGVIRTAQLEYPDRFMVVDLDNGPLPIGSVLGAMYADEPGVAVRDGAVLVHRLAKYVPDGTVSFDPDGTVLVTGGTGVLGQLIARHLVTEHGVRNLLITSRRGPAAPGADEFVASLTELGASVSLVACDLASRDAVAALIADVPSDHPLTAVIHTAGVVDDGVLLSLTPERMDAVLRPKVDAAWHLHELTASLDLAAFVLYSSAGGTLGAAGQANYSAANVFLDALAHHRAAQGLPAVSLAWGLWSEGGMSNDLADTDLIRMARSGVFGLSFADGLELFDATVAAGQPSLVPVRLDMSGLRADAHSVPAMLRGLIRGRRRVEAVDDSWNQVLRLSGAERVRAAVDLVCGTAAVVLGHERRDAVDPRKGFIELGFDSLTAIELRNRLDVLTGMRLPATLIFDYPSVQVLGEHLVADGAPSAVEVQLDALEDVVRSLEPDEVSGVVTRLKAVLASLVPDEEVEGASADELFALLDEELEAR